The genomic interval GTCGAGCACGTGATGGCGACCCAGACGCTGCCGCTCGCCCCCTTCAAGACCATGGCGATCACCGTGGACGGCACCCTCAAGCCGGGCGTGAGCGCGAAGGACATCATCCTCGCGGTGATCGCGAAGATCGGCACCGGCGGCGGCGCGGGCTACGTGCTCGAGTACCGCGGCGAGGCGATCCGCAGCCTCTCCATGGAGGGCCGGATGACCATCTGCAACATGTCGATCGAGGCCGGCGCCCGCGCGGGCATGGTCGCCCCCGACGAGACCACCTTCGAGTACGTCAAGGGCCGTCCCCACGCCCCGGAGGGCGAGCTGTGGGATGAGGCCGTCGAGTACTGGAGGTCGCTGCGCACCGATGAGGGCGCGGCCTTCGACGCGGAGGTCGTGATCGACGCCGACGAGCTCGAGCCGTTCGTCACCTGGGGCACGAACCCCGGGCAGGGCCTGCCGCTGTCGGCCGCGGTCCCCGCGCCCGAGGACTTCACGGACGACACCTCGCGGGCGAGCGCCGAGAGCGCTCTGAAGTACATGGACCTGGTGCCCGGCACGCCGCTCAAGGACATCCGCGTGGACACCGTGTTCATGGGTTCGTGCACGAACTCGCGCATCGAGGACCTGCGGGCCTTCGTGGACGTGATCCGCGGGCGCAGCAAGGACCCGGACGTGCGGGTGATGGTGGTGCCCGGTTCGGCGCGCGTGAAGCTGCAGGCCGAGCAGGAGGGCCTGGACCGCGAGATCCTCGCCTTCGGCGCCGAGTGGCGTCAGGCCGGCTGCTCCATGTGCCTGGGCATGAACCCCGATCAGCTCGCGCCGGGGGAGCGCTGCGCGTCGACCTCGAACCGCAACTTCGAGGGCAGGCAGGGCAAGGGAGGCCGCACCCACCTGGTCTCCCCGGTGGTCGCCGCGGCGACCGCGGTGCGCGGCACCCTGAGCTCCCCGTCGGACCTCGAGCCCGTCGACCCCGCGGCCGAGCCGCCCCGCGCCGAGCGCGTGCCGCTCCCGGGCGGACTGCGCATCGCCTGAGCGCGAGCACACATCGGCCGACGACCCACGAGCGAGGAAGCACAGACCATGGAGAAGTTCACCACCCACAGCGGCGTCGGCGTCCCGCTGCGCCGCAGCAACGTCGACACCGACCAGATCATCCCCGCCGTCTACCTCAAGCGGGTCACCAAGACAGGCTTCGACGACGGACTCTTCGTCAACTGGCGCAAGGACCCCGATTTCATCCTGAACCAGGAGCCCTACTCCCACGGCTCGGTGCTCGTGGCCGGCTCCGACTTCGGCACCGGCTCCTCCCGCGAGCACGCCGTCTGGGCGCTGCGCGACTACGGCTTCAAGGCCGTGCTCTCGAGCCGCTTCGCCGAGATCTTCCGCGGCAACGCCGGCAAGCAGGGCCTGGTCGCGGCCAAGCTCTCCCAGGACGACATCGAGCAGCTGTGGAAGATCCTCGAGGAGGCGCCGGGCACACAGATCACCGTCGACCTCGAGAACCAGCAGGTCCATGCGGCCGACGCCACCTTCCGCTTCGACATCGACCAGTACACCCGCTGGCGCCTCATGGAGGGCCTGGACGACGTGGGCCTGACCCTGCGCCACGAGGCCGACATCTCCGCGTTCGAGGAGAGGCGCCCGCGCTGGATGCCCAAGACGCTGCCCGCGCGCGCCGCGGACTGAGCAGCGGCCGACGTCCAGCCCCGCCACATCGCCCTCCGGTACTCTGTCGGGATCGGAGGACGGACCCCGCCCGGGGGTCCCCGGAACGCTTCAAGGACGATATGACCTCGACATTCCACGTGCGCGGAGGGCGCCCGCTCAACGGTGACATCACCGTGCGCGGCGCCAAGAACCTCGTCTCCAAGGCGATGGTGGCGGCGCTGCTGGGCGAGGAGCCCAGCCTGCTGCGGTCCGTGCCCGACATCCGCGACGTGCAGATCGTCGCGGATCTGCTCAGGGTCCACGGCGTGAAGATCGAGCGCGACGTCGAGGCGGGCCTGATCCGCATGGACCCCTCGAACGTCGAGCGCGCGCACGCCACCGAGATCGACGCGCACGCGGGCAGCTCGCGGATCCCGATCCTGTTCTGCGGCCCGCTGCTGCACCGCCTGGGCGAGGCGATCATCCCCGACCTGGGCGGCTGCCGCATCGGCGACCGCCCCATCAACTACCACCTCGACGTGCTGCGCGAGTTCGGCGCCCACGTGGACAAGCGCGAGCTGGGCATCCACATCACCGCGCCGAACGGGCTCAAGGGCACGAAGATCCATCTCGAGTACCCGAGCGTCGGCGCGACCGAGCAGGTGCTGCTGACGGCCGTGCGCGCCGAGGGCCTCACCGAGCTCACCAACGCGGCCGTCGAGCCGGAGATCGAGGACCTCATCGCCGTCCTGCAGAAGATGGGCGCGCTCATCACCCTGCAGACGGACCGCACCATCACGATCGAGGGCGTCGAGCGCCTCGGCGGCTACGAGCACGTGGCGATCCCCGACCGCATCGAGGCGGCCAGCTGGGCCTGCGCGGCGCTCGTGACCAAGGGCGACGTCTTCGTGCGCAACGCCCAGCAGAAGCCGATGTCCACGTTCCTCAACGTGTTCCGCCGGATCGGCGGCGGGCTGGACATCACCGAGGAGGGCATCCGCTTCTTCCGGCCCGACGAGCCGCTGCGCTCGATCGCCATGGAGACCGACGTCCACCCCGGCTTCATGACCGACTGGCAGCAGCCGCTCGTCGTCGCGCTCACCCAGGCCGAGGGCATCTCCATCGTGCACGAGACCGTCTACGAGAACCGCCTGGGCTTCACCCGGGCCCTCAACGACATGGGCGCCCGCATCCAGGTCTACCGCGAATGCCTGGGCGGCTCGAGCTGCCGCTTCGGCTGGCGCAACTTCAACCACTCGGCCGTGATCTCCGGGCCCCAGGAGCTGCACGGGGCCGACATCACCGTTCCCGACCTGCGCGGCGGGTTCTCGTACCTCATCGCCGCGCTCGGCGCCGACGGCGTCAGCTCGATCCACGGCATCGACCTCATCGACCGCGGCTACGAGGCCTTCCGCGACAAGCTCACGGCGCTCGGCGCCGAGTACTGGGAGGACTGAGAGGACGCATGAGCGAGCAGCACGACGACATCCTCGAGGGCACGACCGTCGACCGCACGCCCGGGGACCGCGCGTCCGAGGATCGCGGCGACGGGGTGACGAGCGCGGCGGCGAGCTCGCTCGCGCTGCGTGACATCCCCGTGCCCGACTACTGCGATGTGGTGATCGTCCCCACCCGCGGGGTCGACGTCGAGGACCCGCGCGTGTGGGCGGAGGCGATCTTCTCCCACGAGAACACGCCGCTGGGCACGCGCGGTCTGCGCGCCCTGCGCGACGAGGCCGTGCGCCTGTTCGACATGGTCCCTCCGCCCGAGAAGCAGTACGTGACCGACGAGGTCCGCGGCAGCGAGGCGCTGATCAAGGACGACGACCAGAACCTCTCGGTGCGGATCGGCGTGGCGCTCCTGCCC from Brachybacterium kimchii carries:
- the leuC gene encoding 3-isopropylmalate dehydratase large subunit gives rise to the protein MASTLAEKVWKDHVVRRGENGEPDLLYIDLQLLHEVTSPQAFDGLRQEGRDLRRVDQTIATEDHNTPTVDIDKPIADITSRTQIDTLRRNAEEYGVRIHSLGDREQGIVHVVGPQLGLTMPGITVVCGDSHTSTHGAFGALAFGIGTSEVEHVMATQTLPLAPFKTMAITVDGTLKPGVSAKDIILAVIAKIGTGGGAGYVLEYRGEAIRSLSMEGRMTICNMSIEAGARAGMVAPDETTFEYVKGRPHAPEGELWDEAVEYWRSLRTDEGAAFDAEVVIDADELEPFVTWGTNPGQGLPLSAAVPAPEDFTDDTSRASAESALKYMDLVPGTPLKDIRVDTVFMGSCTNSRIEDLRAFVDVIRGRSKDPDVRVMVVPGSARVKLQAEQEGLDREILAFGAEWRQAGCSMCLGMNPDQLAPGERCASTSNRNFEGRQGKGGRTHLVSPVVAAATAVRGTLSSPSDLEPVDPAAEPPRAERVPLPGGLRIA
- the leuD gene encoding 3-isopropylmalate dehydratase small subunit, with the translated sequence MEKFTTHSGVGVPLRRSNVDTDQIIPAVYLKRVTKTGFDDGLFVNWRKDPDFILNQEPYSHGSVLVAGSDFGTGSSREHAVWALRDYGFKAVLSSRFAEIFRGNAGKQGLVAAKLSQDDIEQLWKILEEAPGTQITVDLENQQVHAADATFRFDIDQYTRWRLMEGLDDVGLTLRHEADISAFEERRPRWMPKTLPARAAD
- the murA gene encoding UDP-N-acetylglucosamine 1-carboxyvinyltransferase is translated as MTSTFHVRGGRPLNGDITVRGAKNLVSKAMVAALLGEEPSLLRSVPDIRDVQIVADLLRVHGVKIERDVEAGLIRMDPSNVERAHATEIDAHAGSSRIPILFCGPLLHRLGEAIIPDLGGCRIGDRPINYHLDVLREFGAHVDKRELGIHITAPNGLKGTKIHLEYPSVGATEQVLLTAVRAEGLTELTNAAVEPEIEDLIAVLQKMGALITLQTDRTITIEGVERLGGYEHVAIPDRIEAASWACAALVTKGDVFVRNAQQKPMSTFLNVFRRIGGGLDITEEGIRFFRPDEPLRSIAMETDVHPGFMTDWQQPLVVALTQAEGISIVHETVYENRLGFTRALNDMGARIQVYRECLGGSSCRFGWRNFNHSAVISGPQELHGADITVPDLRGGFSYLIAALGADGVSSIHGIDLIDRGYEAFRDKLTALGAEYWED
- a CDS encoding DUF2867 domain-containing protein, with product MSEQHDDILEGTTVDRTPGDRASEDRGDGVTSAAASSLALRDIPVPDYCDVVIVPTRGVDVEDPRVWAEAIFSHENTPLGTRGLRALRDEAVRLFDMVPPPEKQYVTDEVRGSEALIKDDDQNLSVRIGVALLPGGELLQVTTAVKYRSVRGRIAFAPRRMMHAAAVNALARRAPATVRRRALGPRTTGPRTVTDRAPRRALGRGRFLGR